In the genome of Acidobacteriota bacterium, the window TAATTACTTCAGGAGCATTGAATACATAGGGATTTTCTAACTCTTCTGTTCCACCTTTTTCGAATTGTTTAGCAAGGGCAAGCAGTATTTTTGCAGTTTGCTCAGGTAAACTGTCAAACCAGGATTTATGTTTGTATTGGAGTGCCTCCACTCTTTCTTTACGACTCTTCGGAGCCAAACCAAATCCAATCTCTGCTAGCACATCATAGAGGTCATAATCCTTAAGCTGAAGGAGCTCCTGGAGCAGTTTTAATCCACGCCCATCATCGGGAAGAGCATCTATGAGAGCTCTCCTTTCCTGCGGGCTTATCCAACACTTGCGAAAATTCTCGAAAGTTTCTGTCTCTTCTACCAGTTTGTCAGCAAGGGTCTGCTTATATTCTTCAACAGTCACCATTGCCAATCTTCCTTCCTTCTGATTAACAATGTATGTTCCTGCAGGATTCACATGAACATCAAATCCTTCAACGCGGATTATTTTTTCTTTTCTTTCTCCAGGCTCTTTAGGTTCTCGTGTCGGAGAAGGTCTGCTCTTAAATGCTTTCCCTAAAAGACGAGTAGCATCTGTATAGTCATAGACACGGAACATTAACTTATTGGTGGGAAGGTGTATCCTCGAACCTCTCCCCAGCATTTGTTGGAAGGCAATCGGGGAACGGACATACTTAAAGAAGAAAACATTTCGAACTATGGGAATATCTACTCCAGTGGTTATAAGATCAACGGTTGTCGCAATAAAATGGCTGCGTTCGGATCCTCTAAGGTCTGCAATATATTCGCTTCCTCCAACTGAAGCAGTGCATTTGAAGGCGTAAGGTTCAAGTCTTTTTTGTCCATTTTTAGAGCACCATTCTGTGTAAAGATTGTTCATTTCAGTTGCAACAGCATCTGCATGAGTATCACGAACACAGAAAATAACGGTTTTTTGCAGAGGACCACTGGTTTGAAGAAGCATATCAAAGAGGTCACTACACATGACTTCCACTCGGTCGGGTAACTGAATAATATCCTCAAATGATGTAGCTTCGTAAATACCTCGCGTCTCATGGACAGCCAATGGTTCACCTGTTATGGCATCTGTAGCTCCCCCTGCTTTCTCTATATTCTCTCTTGTTACTCCTCTTAAATCAAGGTTTACCTGCCGAGCAATAATTTCGCATGGAGGAAGATAACCATCCTCAATCCCCTGAGCCATATCATATTCATAAACAGGCTCACCAAAGTATTGAATATTGTTAGCGGTTATTTCTTCGTCTCCTCTTCTTTCTTCATCGTTTCCACCTTCCCAGTAGCGCGGGGTTGCAGTAAGACCAATCTGAACTGCATCTGGATTCCTTTTAAGCACGATGCTCCATTTTCCCCAGGCACTTTTGTGGCATTCATCAATAACAATATGACTGAAATAATTCTCAGGATAATTTTCTAAAAAAAATTTTGCATCTTCATTTTCTCCTGCTACATTGAGTGTCTGATAAGTTGCTATCAAGATACGTGCATTTTTTTGGGGATTTGATGTTGTAACTTCAGCAGCATCTGTTCCAAAGACATTTTGAAAAGCAGATAATCCTTGAGTTCTCAGTTCGTCTCTATCGCACACAAATAAAGCACGACGAAGCTGCCCGGCATCTGCGATCTTTTTTAATATATGAACCGCAATAAAAGTCTTGCCTGAACCTGTAGCTAAAAATAAAAGCACTCTCTTTTTTCCTTGAGCTATTTTTTCAAGGGCAGACCTGATAGCGGCATCTTGATAATAGCGTCTTGTTGCCTCTCCACTTGGATATGGAACAAGAAGCGGTTTCGTCTCTTCACTCTCCAGGGAAATTCCCAGCCTACTTTCATAGCGCTGACGAAGTTCAGAAGGTGTAGGAAATTCTTCAAGTGGTCGTGGCTCAGAAGTTTTACCTGTGAAATTATCGTATTCTATGAACAGATGTCCATTAGAAGAATAAACAAAGGGAACATTGTTTAGACGAGCGTATCTCTTTGCTTGCTCAAGACCTCTATCTGGTGGCTCATTGCTTTTTTTCGCTTCGATCAAGCCAACTGCTATAGGCTGACTATTTATATTAACTCTTGTACGTAAAAGATAATCCATTCGTCCTTGACTTTTTCGGCGCGGTTTACCGTCTATAATATCAATGCCAGGAGCTGTTTCTTCCCGACGAATAAGGTCTTCTGTCCATCCCTTCTTGTGAAGAACTGGATCAACAAGCTTTGCTTTTGTATCTGCTTCGCTTAGAGTAATGCTCAATCCACTCATCTTCAGTCCTCTCCCTTTGAAATCTTTATTTCAAGAAACGATTCAACCCTTTCCACCTTTACCTTCCCTAATCTCCCAAATTTTAAAATCTTTTGAAAAATTCTTCAAGCGGACCAGTTTTGTTAATTCTCTAACATTTTTTTCTGAGAAAAGGTATATTAATTTGGATGGTAGATGAGAAAAACCTGGTGAAAGAGGTATTAGATGGAAATCTCGATGCTTTTGAACTACTTATCAAGCCCTGGAGGAGAAATCTTTTGAACATGGCTTATCGTATGACCGGAAACATTGAAGAGACCAAAGAGATCTGTCAGGAATCCTTTATGAGGGCTTTTAAATACTTAAGAAAATATAACACAAACAAAAGTTTTAAAAACTGGCTGTATCAAATCTCAATCAATGTAACAAATGATTTTTTAAGGAAGAAGAAAAAATCAAATGTAATGTCATATAGACAAGGATCACATCCATCACCTGAAATTGACCCTGAAGAAAGGCATCTTAAAAAGGAATTTAAAGAGAAAATATTAGATTGTATGAAAGAGTTAAGTCCAAGGGAAAAGAGTATTTTCTTACTTCGGGATATAGAAGGATTTAATATCAAGGAAACAGCAAATATTCTCAACTGCTCAGAGATGAATGTTAGATTTTATCTCTCTTCAGCGCGGAAAAAAATTAAAGATGCTTTTGTAAAAGTTTATCCTGAGTTTAAGGAGAAATAGAATGAATTGCAGGAAAATTAAGAGATGGATACCGTTAGCAATAAGCTCAGATTTTTCATTGAATAAACTTTCAAAAATAAAAGACCATTTAAGATTATGTGAAAAATGTGGGAATGAGTATAAAGAATATTTGAATGTTTTCTCAATGATAGATGAATTAAAGGAAAGAGATTCGATTGATTGGGATGAAGCTGAATGGTCAGAAATGATAAAACAAGTAACTCAGGAAAAAATTAAACCCTGTTCAAGTTTAGTTTTAAACTGGAATGCGCTTTATCAAAAATCATGGGCATACATTTTTTTGGCTTTTGCAATAATTGCTGTAGTTCTCTTTCTGACTTTGCCCCATTTTTTACAGGAGAAAAAGACTGAGTTTTTAACTGCAAGGAAAGAATCTATTGGGATAGAGCCTATTGTAAAGCTTGAGAAGCAAGAGCAGCCATTGAAGCTCAGAATCCCTGAAAAGATTGCAAGCTCAAGGCCAGTCGTTAAAAAAAAGATTGAGCAGGAAATAAATCTTTTAAAAGAGACTCCAATACAGGATTCTCTCGTCATGACTTTAGTATCAAAGGAAACTGGATTAAAGATTATCTGGTTTTTTAATAAAAATTTTGAATGGGAGGAGAAAAAAAATGAATAAATGGATTTTAGTTTTTTTTGTAATTTTTACATTTTTTTTGCTGCAGAGCCCATTGGTTTTTTCTCAAGAGTCGAAGGCTCCATTAAAAGATGAAATTGTAAAATTGAAATATATAAAGCCAACTGATGCTATAAATCTTCTGCGTGTTTATAGAAGTAAAGAAGGGAATATAAGTTTTAACCAAGCTCTCAGGATTATATCAATTCGCGATCACCCTGAGATAGTTGAAAAGATGCTTGATGTGTTGAAAGAAATCGATGTTAAGCCTGTGGATTTGCAGTTTAATGTTCAACTAATACTTGGGTCTGAAAAAGAAGAAGAAAAAATGGATGAAGCATTGAAAAACGATCCTGTTATCAAAGAAATAAAGAGCCTTTTAAGATATAAAGCATTTAAGGTTTTAGATACTTCTTTTATTAGAGGTAATGACAGAGGATCGTCGCTGCTTACATTGGGAGGAGCAGATAATGAATTTAAGTTAATCCTCACTCCAAAATATATCAAAGAAGAAAAGGAAGAAATAATCCAGATGGAAATAAATTTAGCTAAGATAAAAGTTACAGTAGCTAAGACTGGGTTAGTTGGAGCTCCACCAGAAGAGCGAAGAGATTCTATTACACTTTTAAATACCAATTTGACCATAAAACCTGGGGAGAGGACTGTTGTTGGAGTTTCAAGGATGGATGGTGGAGATAAAGGATTGATTCTTATTATATCAGGAAAAGTGCTCCGATAAAGCTAATTTAAATTTTTATAAATATTTTAAAAAAATTCCCCTTAAAGCTTTCTTACTCTGATGTTTCCACTTGTGGTTGTGCAGAGTAGATTAGAATTCGAGGAACCAACAGAACCTTGAATGCTTTTTTTGCTGATTCTACCTTTTACAGTTAAAGGAAAATCTGTATCAATTGAGCCAGATGAAGTTCTTGTATTGAGATTGAACTGGGAATCAGAAGGCAGGTTAATCGAGACATCACCAGATGTATAGAAAATTTGATATTTTGACATCCCATTTTTTTTCTGATATAAAAAATTTTTTTTAATAAGATTAATAAAGGAGGACAAATGAAAAAATATCCATTTTTATTATTTTTTATTTTAATAAATGTGCTAATTTTATTCTCTTTTTCACAAGAAGCAAAAAAAGTATCAAAAGCAAAAGAATCTCCGTGTGTTGAATGTCACAAAAATGTCACCCCAAAAATTGTATCTCAATTCAAAGACGGGAAGATGGGAAAACCTGATGCTGATGTTGACTGTTCCACCTGCCATGGAGAAGAGCATAAAACGATGGAAGATTCAAACCTTGCAAAATTCCCAACCCCAGAAACCTGTGCGACCTGTCATGAGGAAAGAGTTAAACAATTCAGAGCAGGAAAACATTCTCTGGCATGGACTGCTATGAAAGCAATGCCAATGCTCATGCATCAGCCTTTGCAGATCGTTGGACATGAAGGGTTTAAAGGATGTTCCGGTTGCCATAAGATAGGAGAGAAATCCGCTGAAGAGTTAAAAGAATTTACTTATGGAACTGGAAGCTGTGATTCATGCCATACAAGACATAAATTTTCGATAAAAGAAGCTTCTGACCCAAGAGCATGTCAGACCTGTCATATGGGATTTGACCATCCTCAATGGGAAATGTGGTCTACTTCAAAACATGGAACAATATGGTCAATCGAAGGAGATACAGGAAGAGCTCCAAAATGCCAGACCTGCCACATGGAAAATGGAAATCATAATGTAATGACAGCATGGGGATTCCTGGCTTTAAGACTTCCTGAGAATGATCCAGAATGGCTTGGATACAGAGTTGAAATATTAAAAGCCCTTGGAGTGCTTGATGAAAATGGAAACCCAACTGAAAGATTAGAAGCAGTAAAGGCAGCAAAAGTTGCAAGGCTTACAAAAGAAGAATGGCAGGCAGAGAGAGATCGTTCGATTAAAACCTGCAAATCCTGCCATTCAGAAAGATTTGCTAAAGAGCAATTAGAGGCAGGAGATAAAATTATCAAGGAAGCAGACAAAATAATGGCAGAGGCTATCCAGACAGTAAAAGCATTGTATAAGGATGGACTATTGAAAAAGCCGGAAAATTGGAAATATGCACCTGATTTACTCCAGTTCTATGAAGCAAAAAGTACTGTAGAGCAGGAGTTATATGTGATGTTTTTAGAATACAGGATGAGAACTTTTCAGGGAGCTTTTCACATGAACCCTGATTACATGCACTGGTATGGCTGGGCTGCGATAAAAGAATCCCTTCAGAAAATAAAAGACGAAGCTGAAAGTTTAAGAAAGAGTGCTCCTGGATTTAAATAAAAAGAAAATTTAATCCAATGATTTAAGAAATCCATTCCCATTCGGCTCTTTTTTCTTCTTTTTAAATCAGAAAGAAGAGTATAAACAAAAATATATTGACAGAAGGAATATTTTTTATTAAAATAAAAATGAGTGAATACTCACTCATAAATTAAGTAATTATGAAACGAAAGACAGAATCAAAAAAGGAATTAATAAGTAGCACTTCCTTAAAGCTTTTTGTCGAGAAAGGAATTAAGGGAACCACAACAAAGGAAATTGCAAAAAAAGCCGGCATTGCCGAGGGAACTATTTACAGACATTTTAAAAGCAAGAAAGATATCTCATTAAAATTGTTTATTTCAAGTATGAATTTGTTCTCCCAAGCCCTCAAAGATGAGGTAAGACAGGATGATATATCAGAAAAAAAACTTTTAAAGCTCATAAATAAGTTTTTTGAATTTGCTGAAAAACAGGAACTCATCTATCAATACGTAATATGGGGGCATCAAACTGAGTTTTCTAAATTACCTTCAAATATAGTAGCTCCCAAAGATATTTTCATTCAGGTTATAAAAGAAGGGATGGAAAGAGGGGAGTTTAAAAAAGATGATGAGAATTTAGCTGCATCTGCGGTAATAGGAATGATGATAAGAACAATATTTTTTATGAAACAGAATTTTATTAAATTAAAAAAACAGGAAGTAATCAAAAAAATTCAGAATTATTCTTTAAATATTCTAAAAGCTAAAGCATTTACAGCAATGAAAATAAATGAATATTTTTAAATAGTAAGGAGCTAAAATGAATGAATCAAAACAGCATAAAAATGAGGAAATAATAATAAATAAACATATGACTCTTCCTGAGATCATTTTAAAATTTCCTCAAACAAGGGAAATCTTTGATAGATATGGTTTAAAAGGCTGTGGAGGTCCTTTAGGTCCACCGGAAACTGTTGAATTTTTTTCAAAAGTTCATAAAGTAGATGAGAAAGCATTGTTGGAGGAATTAAACGAAGCTGTTAAAAGCAAGCCGAAA includes:
- a CDS encoding DUF4097 family beta strand repeat-containing protein, which produces MSKYQIFYTSGDVSINLPSDSQFNLNTRTSSGSIDTDFPLTVKGRISKKSIQGSVGSSNSNLLCTTTSGNIRVRKL
- a CDS encoding TetR/AcrR family transcriptional regulator, encoding MKRKTESKKELISSTSLKLFVEKGIKGTTTKEIAKKAGIAEGTIYRHFKSKKDISLKLFISSMNLFSQALKDEVRQDDISEKKLLKLINKFFEFAEKQELIYQYVIWGHQTEFSKLPSNIVAPKDIFIQVIKEGMERGEFKKDDENLAASAVIGMMIRTIFFMKQNFIKLKKQEVIKKIQNYSLNILKAKAFTAMKINEYF
- a CDS encoding DEAD/DEAH box helicase family protein; amino-acid sequence: MSGLSITLSEADTKAKLVDPVLHKKGWTEDLIRREETAPGIDIIDGKPRRKSQGRMDYLLRTRVNINSQPIAVGLIEAKKSNEPPDRGLEQAKRYARLNNVPFVYSSNGHLFIEYDNFTGKTSEPRPLEEFPTPSELRQRYESRLGISLESEETKPLLVPYPSGEATRRYYQDAAIRSALEKIAQGKKRVLLFLATGSGKTFIAVHILKKIADAGQLRRALFVCDRDELRTQGLSAFQNVFGTDAAEVTTSNPQKNARILIATYQTLNVAGENEDAKFFLENYPENYFSHIVIDECHKSAWGKWSIVLKRNPDAVQIGLTATPRYWEGGNDEERRGDEEITANNIQYFGEPVYEYDMAQGIEDGYLPPCEIIARQVNLDLRGVTRENIEKAGGATDAITGEPLAVHETRGIYEATSFEDIIQLPDRVEVMCSDLFDMLLQTSGPLQKTVIFCVRDTHADAVATEMNNLYTEWCSKNGQKRLEPYAFKCTASVGGSEYIADLRGSERSHFIATTVDLITTGVDIPIVRNVFFFKYVRSPIAFQQMLGRGSRIHLPTNKLMFRVYDYTDATRLLGKAFKSRPSPTREPKEPGERKEKIIRVEGFDVHVNPAGTYIVNQKEGRLAMVTVEEYKQTLADKLVEETETFENFRKCWISPQERRALIDALPDDGRGLKLLQELLQLKDYDLYDVLAEIGFGLAPKSRKERVEALQYKHKSWFDSLPEQTAKILLALAKQFEKGGTEELENPYVFNAPEVIKSGGLDALKTLGDPKEIINETKERLFAA
- a CDS encoding RNA polymerase sigma factor, with translation MKEVLDGNLDAFELLIKPWRRNLLNMAYRMTGNIEETKEICQESFMRAFKYLRKYNTNKSFKNWLYQISINVTNDFLRKKKKSNVMSYRQGSHPSPEIDPEERHLKKEFKEKILDCMKELSPREKSIFLLRDIEGFNIKETANILNCSEMNVRFYLSSARKKIKDAFVKVYPEFKEK
- a CDS encoding multiheme c-type cytochrome, which gives rise to MKKYPFLLFFILINVLILFSFSQEAKKVSKAKESPCVECHKNVTPKIVSQFKDGKMGKPDADVDCSTCHGEEHKTMEDSNLAKFPTPETCATCHEERVKQFRAGKHSLAWTAMKAMPMLMHQPLQIVGHEGFKGCSGCHKIGEKSAEELKEFTYGTGSCDSCHTRHKFSIKEASDPRACQTCHMGFDHPQWEMWSTSKHGTIWSIEGDTGRAPKCQTCHMENGNHNVMTAWGFLALRLPENDPEWLGYRVEILKALGVLDENGNPTERLEAVKAAKVARLTKEEWQAERDRSIKTCKSCHSERFAKEQLEAGDKIIKEADKIMAEAIQTVKALYKDGLLKKPENWKYAPDLLQFYEAKSTVEQELYVMFLEYRMRTFQGAFHMNPDYMHWYGWAAIKESLQKIKDEAESLRKSAPGFK